A genome region from Tenebrio molitor chromosome 4, icTenMoli1.1, whole genome shotgun sequence includes the following:
- the LOC138128811 gene encoding thiamine transporter 2-like, protein MEPWLKISLTLTLIGFLKEFRPSEAFYYEYFVGPKNFTEDQVNREALPISVYSTLVLQVFAFLITDMCRYKLLIIVVGLSGVILYSLMLWTTSLLGLQIALGFNGLFYGAAVAYYTYIYTKVDKEHFERVTSHTNAATLAGRTSSGILAQILVSVKWMDVEQLNYISLGAMVLTTLWACILPPVKESMYFQTEEVRHLPFSKKVVSAFVVIKGHLIKAFTNRKVIKWGMWHGFAVAGYTAMEYYIQTLYSLLQTEDQDLYNGAVVALQTFLGFCSSLLAGYVNVTWRNKLDMALAASSLVAGILTIAISQTENIFLCYSLYILNSTLVYFMTTLVMGQIAKEVVEDSYGLVVGTVTFWGQAFTAILTAVVSSEGTGFNLDVRGQFVVYGSYQFGFCLIYVVIAITNFIMNKREKSVKS, encoded by the exons ATGGAACCGTGGCTTAAGATTTCGCTTACGTTAACTTTGATTGGTTTTTTGAAAGAGTTTCGCCCATCAGAAGCATTTTACTACGAATACTTCGTCGGTCCCAAAAACTTCACAGAAGATCAGGTCAATAGAGAAGCCCTTCCTATATCGGTATACTCCACTCTGGTACTACAAGTGTTTGCGTTTTTGATCACCGATATGTGCAGATACAAGCTCTTAATTATCGTTGTAGGGTTGTCCGGAGTTATTCTGTACAGTTTAATGTTGTGGACCACGAGTTTGCTTGGACTGCAAATAGCTTTA GGTTTCAACGGATTGTTTTACGGAGCAGCGGTAGCTTACTATACTTATATTTATACTAAAGTAGACAAGGAACATTTCGAAAGAGTTACGTCACACACAAACGCAGCTACTCTGGCAGGACGAACATCTTCAGGAATATTAGCACAAATTCTAGTTTCAGTGAAATGGATGGATGTTGAGCAACTCAATTATATATCGTTGGGTG CTATGGTTTTGACAACGCTGTGGGCCTGCATTCTGCCACCAGTAAAAGAAAGTATGTATTTTCAAACTGAAGAAGTTCGTCATCTACCGTTTTCAAAAAAGGTCGTCTCCGCGTTTGTTGTTATTAAAGGCCACTTGATTAAAGCATTTACCAACCGAAAGGTTATTAAATGGGGAATGTGGCATGGTTTTGCAGTTGCTGGGTACACCGCGATGGAATATTATATACAAACTCTCTATTCCCTATTACAAACTGAAGATCAAGATTTATATAATGGTGCTGTAGTCGCCCTACAAACATTTCTAGGATTTTGTTCATCCCTCTTAGCTGGCTACGTCAATGTTACTTGGAGAAATAAATTAGATATGGCACTGGCTGCTTCTTCTCTAGTTGCAGGAATACTTACGATTGCAATCTCACAAACGGAGAATATTTTTCTGTGCTACTCACTCTACATATTGAACAGCACGTTGGTCTATTTTATGACCACACTGGTTATGGGACAGATTGCTAAAGAAGTAGTAGAAGACAGTTACGGTTTGGTTGTTGGCACAGTTACATTTTGGGGTCAGGCCTTTACTGCAATATTGACAGCAGTAGTATCGTCAGAGGGTACCGGTTTTAACTTGGATGTCAGAGGACAATTCGTTGTTTATGGAAGTTATCAGTTTGGCTTTTGTCTCATTTATGTTGTCATAGCcatcacaaattttattatgaataaaagagaaaaatctGTGAAATCTTAG